The stretch of DNA CCTGCTGGCGCCCATCCCTGATCTCCCGTACCGTCGTCTGATGATTGAGCCGACTGAGGAAATAGGCCCGGGCCGCAGCAATCGTGGCAAACGCCGCGAGTTTGAAGTAGCCCAAATCAAACAGAAACAACGCGCCTGCGCGGGCCAACTCCACTACCGTATCCACATACTTGTTATCGGGAACATTCCACGGGAGGAGCGCGAAGTGATCGAAGGTATGGCTCTTGTAGTCCCAGACCAGTTGAATCTTTGCCCCCGCTTTGCTGCCACTGCCGCCTGCTCCAGGAAATTCCTTGGCCAGACTCTCCGGCAACCCAAAGCCCGTACTGTCGGCGATATGGACACGCGGAAACGGCGCAAAGATCCCGTCCTCACAAATCGTGTCGCCGGTATGGAGCTTGGTAAACGCGGTCTGCACCAACTCCTGCAAAAAGGCCACCGCCCGCGCCGTCATCCGTTGCTGCAGCGCTTCGGGTGTTATGTCCACCGGGTCGTCCAGTTGCCCCGCTTTAGCGGCCAGTTGCGCCACCGTCGTCTTCGCGGTACTCCAGCGTCCCAAGGTGATCAAGGCTACAAACAGCTTGCCGGTAATCTTAGACGCGCGCTGCACGAACTTGGTGCGCCGCGCACTGGCTTCAATCTGGTCGGTTGAAAAAAACTCTGTTAGCTTCTCCACGGTGCTGAGCCACGGC from Deltaproteobacteria bacterium encodes:
- a CDS encoding IS4 family transposase — protein: MIGEGVVSGSGYDGMRMSSTSEREETAMAKPWLSTVEKLTEFFSTDQIEASARRTKFVQRASKITGKLFVALITLGRWSTAKTTVAQLAAKAGQLDDPVDITPEALQQRMTARAVAFLQELVQTAFTKLHTGDTICEDGIFAPFPRVHIADSTGFGLPESLAKEFPGAGGSGSKAGAKIQLVWDYKSHTFDHFALLPWNVPDNKYVDTVVELARAGALFLFDLGYFKLAAFATIAAARAYFLSRLNHQTTVREIRDGRQQALDLAQWLAHETPSVIEKAVALGAYERVPARLIAMRMPEAIANERRRQAYAVAKQRGYTPSQAYLTLLAWNLFITNVPATVWSAPTVGLAYSLRWQVGVSSQGSLTQSVQVRPRPTDSSLVAREAPGRESKPVKPS